From Piscinibacter gummiphilus:
GCGAAGCCGTGAGCTTAAGCGCTGCTCAAGCCCCCAATTCGTGCCACCGATCGTGCCGCTCGCGCCGCTCGGCGCGGTAGTTGGTGATCTCCAGCCGCACCCCGTCGGGGTCGGTGAAGAAGGTGGCCCAGTAGTCGGGTGCATAGCCGGGGTGCAGGTGCGCTTCGCTCGCATCGATGCCGGCGGCGCGCAGGGCCTTCGAGGCGGCCACCACGTCGTCGACCGACTCCACCCGCAGGCAGAAGTGGTGCAGCCCCGGCGAGTAGGGGTCGTGCGTGCCGCTGCCACGCCGGGGCCGCAGCACGTAGCCGAAGTGGCGGTTGTAGTACTGCACGTGCCGGTCGCCGCCGATCTCGAAGCTGTTGCTGCGAAAGCCGAGCACCTCGCGCAGCACCGTGTCGTAGAAGGCCTGCGAGCGGGCCAGGTCGGAGACGGTGATGTAGATGTGGTCGATGCCGGTGACCTCGATCATGGGCGCGCTCCTGGAGCCGAAAGACGGGGCCAGCCAGTATCGGCCGCCCCCGCGCGCCGCGTGGCTCAGGTCGCGAGCACCCCACGCTGGAAGTCGGCCATCGCCTGGTGGATCTCGGCCGGCGTGTTCATCACGAAGGGCCCGTACTGCACGATGGGCTCGTGGAGCGGTTTCCCGGCGATGACAAGCAGCTTCGCCTCACCCTCGAGCGCCCGAACCGCCACGCCGTCCGCCGCCTCGTCGTTGGCGAGGATGGCCATGCGCTCGCGTTCGACCCGCGTGCCCGCGATCTCGACCGCGCCGCCGTACACGTAGACGAAGGCATTGTGGCCGGCCGGGAGAGGCTGTGCGAAGGTCGTGCCCGCGGGCAGCGCCACGTCCAGGTACAGCGGCTCGGTGGTCGGGCGCGTCACCGCGCCAGTCACGCCGTGGCTAACGCCTGCGATCACGCGCACCGCCACGCCACTTTCCAGCGTGAAGACGGGCACGCCCTGCGGCGGCACGTCGCGGTACGTCGGCGCCGTCATCTTGTCTTTGGCGGCGAGGTTGACCCACAGCTGGAAGCCGGCCATGCGGCCCTCTTCCTGCTCGGGCATCTCGGAATGGATGATCCCGCGGCCGGCCGTCATCCACTGCACGCTGCCGGGTTCGAGCAGGCCCACGTTGCCCACGCTGTCCTGGTGGCGCATGCGGCCTTCGAGCATCACCGTCACCGTCTCGAAGCCGCGGTGCGGGTGGCTCGGAAACCCGCCGATGTAGTCGGACGCGCTGTCGCTGCCGAAGGCATCGAGCATCAGGAAGGGGTCGAGCCGGCGCTGCAGCGGTTGCGTCAGCACACGGGTGAGCTTCACGCCGTCGCCGTCGGAGGTGGGCTGGCCCTGCACCAGCCGCTCGACGCGGCGCGAGGTGGCAACGGAAAGAACGGCAGGGGTGCTGGAAAGCGCGGTGGTGGTGTTCATGACAGCCACTCTATGCGCCACGAAAAGCGCCGCGCTCAAGACTTT
This genomic window contains:
- a CDS encoding pirin family protein, translated to MNTTTALSSTPAVLSVATSRRVERLVQGQPTSDGDGVKLTRVLTQPLQRRLDPFLMLDAFGSDSASDYIGGFPSHPHRGFETVTVMLEGRMRHQDSVGNVGLLEPGSVQWMTAGRGIIHSEMPEQEEGRMAGFQLWVNLAAKDKMTAPTYRDVPPQGVPVFTLESGVAVRVIAGVSHGVTGAVTRPTTEPLYLDVALPAGTTFAQPLPAGHNAFVYVYGGAVEIAGTRVERERMAILANDEAADGVAVRALEGEAKLLVIAGKPLHEPIVQYGPFVMNTPAEIHQAMADFQRGVLAT
- a CDS encoding VOC family protein; amino-acid sequence: MIEVTGIDHIYITVSDLARSQAFYDTVLREVLGFRSNSFEIGGDRHVQYYNRHFGYVLRPRRGSGTHDPYSPGLHHFCLRVESVDDVVAASKALRAAGIDASEAHLHPGYAPDYWATFFTDPDGVRLEITNYRAERRERHDRWHELGA